The Synechocystis sp. PCC 6714 genome includes the window TCAACTACAGTACCAGGAATATGACGAAAAATACGAAAATCTGCTGCTGAAAGGCGAATATCGTAGCCAAAACTGCTCAAACCAAAGGAAATAGCTGGTTTTCCCCCTATCTGACGCATTAGTTTGGGCTCAAACGGCTCAATCATGCCTTGGGCGGCCTGGGTACGGATCCAAATATCGTTCTTGATCATGGGCTAAAGTAGAGGGCATAAAGCGGCAATTATTATCCCCTGTTCAGGCCCAGCATTTCAGATTTGTCCCCATAAGCTTCAACTTCGAGTCCTGTGAATGGTTTTGATTATATTTGGTTATATTTTCAGAGTCCTACACCACTAAAAATTTGGGAGCTTTTGCCTTATCCTGCTTAGAGACGACATCCACTGTAAATTTTTATGAACCCATTACTCTCCCCTTTGTGGCCTTTTATTGCCACCACCGTAGAAACAGGCACGGAAACAGAAATAGCCCCATTGGTTTTGGCAGGGGTACTCCTCAGCCTGGTGGTGGTCTATTTTGCCAGTAAGTTGGGGGGGGAAGTCTGTCTCCGGCTTAATTTACCGCCGGTGCTGGGGGAATTGGTTGGGGGCGTATTAGTGGGGGTTTCGGCTCTCAAGCTATTGTTATTTCCTGAAGGGGGACTGGCGCCGGAAGATTCCCTAATCATTCAGTTATTGATGGGGTCAGCGGATTTATCCCCAGAAGCGGCTCAGTCGGTCTTTAGTGCCCAGAGTGAGGTAATCTCTGTCATTTCTGAGTTGGGGGTAATTATTCTCCTGTTTGAAATTGGCTTAGAGTCTAATCTCAAGGAACTGATTCGGGTTGGCCCCCAGGCGGCGATCGTCGCAGTGGTAGGGGTAGTGACCCCTTTTAGTTTGGGCACCATTGGTCTGATGACCATTTTTGGGGTAGCGCCCATTCCAGCAATTTTTGCGGGGGCCGCCTTAACGGCTACCAGCATTGGTATTACAGCTAAGGTATTGGCAGAAATTAACCGTTTGAGTTCCAATGAAGGGCAAATTATTATTGGGGCGGCGGTATTGGACGATATCCTCGGCATTATTGTGCTGGCGGTGGTGGGCAGCCTGGTGAAAACTGGGGAAATCCAGATCAGCAATATCATTTATCTAATACTCAGTGCCACTGGTTTTGTGGTGGGTTCAATTTTAATCGGTCGTTTACTCAGCCCCTTCTATGTC containing:
- a CDS encoding cation:proton antiporter, giving the protein MFMNPLLSPLWPFIATTVETGTETEIAPLVLAGVLLSLVVVYFASKLGGEVCLRLNLPPVLGELVGGVLVGVSALKLLLFPEGGLAPEDSLIIQLLMGSADLSPEAAQSVFSAQSEVISVISELGVIILLFEIGLESNLKELIRVGPQAAIVAVVGVVTPFSLGTIGLMTIFGVAPIPAIFAGAALTATSIGITAKVLAEINRLSSNEGQIIIGAAVLDDILGIIVLAVVGSLVKTGEIQISNIIYLILSATGFVVGSILIGRLLSPFYVSLVNRMKTRGQLLLVSICVAFVLSYIAQIVQLEAILGSFAAGLILAETEKREELEEQILPLADFFVPVFFVCVGAKTDVSVLNPAVPANREGLIIAAFLILVAIVGKVVTGFTLVGNSELNKLAIGVGMIPRGEVGLVFAGVGAASGALDPATDAAIIVMVIVTTFVAPPWLRAVFEGKKKEEVPQKNLPTPEQ